One Parasphingorhabdus cellanae genomic region harbors:
- a CDS encoding TetR/AcrR family transcriptional regulator encodes MSIAKRRLSPEESRGMALAAARDLLIEAGPQAVTLKAVASRIGRTHANLLHHFGSASGLQKSLAQYLTDQVCGSIAQAVLKSRTGEGTVRDIVDLTFDAFDKQGAGALSSWMLLTGNEDALDPIVDAIHALVDELGDGGHEDREMHEDTLTLVLMALGDALIGERLADSLDLPRHSARDLAETHLEHALDRWKKEHPA; translated from the coding sequence ATGTCAATAGCTAAACGACGCCTCTCTCCTGAAGAAAGCCGCGGCATGGCCTTGGCTGCCGCGCGGGATTTGCTGATCGAGGCTGGACCGCAAGCGGTGACGCTTAAAGCCGTGGCCTCGCGGATTGGCCGGACGCATGCCAATCTTCTTCATCATTTCGGGTCCGCTTCAGGGTTACAGAAATCGCTCGCGCAATATCTGACGGATCAGGTTTGCGGGTCCATCGCGCAGGCGGTGCTGAAGTCGCGCACGGGCGAAGGTACTGTACGTGACATTGTTGACCTCACATTTGATGCCTTTGACAAACAGGGCGCGGGGGCCTTGTCATCCTGGATGTTGCTGACCGGCAATGAAGATGCGCTTGATCCGATTGTCGATGCGATCCATGCCTTGGTCGATGAACTGGGCGATGGCGGTCATGAAGATCGGGAAATGCATGAGGATACTTTGACGCTGGTGCTCATGGCGCTGGGGGACGCGTTGATCGGCGAGCGGCTTGCCGACTCGCTCGATTTGCCGCGCCATAGCGCCCGTGATCTGGCGGAAACCCATTTGGAGCATGCGCTCGACCGCTGGAAAAAGGAACATCCCGCCTGA
- a CDS encoding metal-dependent hydrolase: protein MNIHSSLQAEPETIDTPTPKDHQITPRDRRFGRDEGHQPGRWWLNNDPVATAFYNALSLTFPRGEAFFIESVKAFRDVTPEKLQKEIRAFVKQEIIHTREHVALNRRVEEAGYDTSRIEQRVIESLEMTKGRPAIANLGATMILEHFTAIMAQQFIANPQHFAKADKETADLWRWHALEEIEHKGVAYDTWLYATRDWSRWQRWKVKSLLMLVITRNFWTNRYSDTLDLLAQDGFTGFRTNMTLLRFLLVTPGVARKIIVPWIKFFLPGFHPWNEDDRHLIDLAESEFSAALPDGTQTA, encoded by the coding sequence ATGAACATCCATAGCAGCCTGCAAGCGGAACCGGAAACAATTGATACGCCCACGCCGAAAGATCATCAGATCACGCCGCGTGACCGCCGCTTTGGCCGTGATGAAGGACATCAGCCTGGCCGATGGTGGCTGAACAACGATCCCGTTGCGACGGCCTTTTATAACGCGCTGTCCCTTACTTTCCCGCGCGGCGAGGCGTTTTTCATTGAAAGCGTCAAAGCCTTTCGCGACGTCACCCCTGAAAAACTGCAAAAAGAAATCCGCGCGTTTGTGAAGCAGGAAATCATCCACACCCGCGAACATGTCGCGTTGAACCGCCGGGTCGAGGAAGCGGGCTATGATACGAGCCGTATCGAACAACGCGTCATCGAGTCGCTGGAAATGACCAAAGGAAGGCCTGCGATAGCCAATCTTGGTGCGACGATGATCCTTGAACATTTCACCGCGATCATGGCCCAGCAATTTATCGCCAACCCGCAACATTTTGCCAAGGCCGACAAGGAAACCGCGGACCTGTGGCGCTGGCACGCTCTCGAAGAAATCGAGCATAAGGGCGTCGCCTATGACACCTGGCTCTATGCGACCCGTGACTGGTCCCGCTGGCAGCGCTGGAAAGTCAAGTCGCTCTTGATGCTGGTCATTACCCGGAATTTCTGGACCAACCGCTATAGTGACACGCTCGACTTGCTGGCTCAGGATGGCTTTACCGGTTTCCGCACCAACATGACGCTGCTCCGCTTCCTGTTAGTCACGCCCGGCGTGGCGCGGAAGATCATCGTGCCGTGGATAAAATTCTTCCTGCCCGGATTCCATCCGTGGAACGAAGATGACCGGCATCTGATTGATCTTGCGGAAAGCGAGTTTTCCGCCGCGTTGCCAGATGGCACGCAAACCGCTTAA
- a CDS encoding DUF1328 domain-containing protein, translating to MLRYAIIFLIVAIIAAALGFGGIAGFAIYLAYGAAVIFVILLVLHLLGVKTGV from the coding sequence ATGTTACGATATGCGATCATATTTTTGATTGTAGCGATAATTGCTGCAGCCCTTGGATTCGGCGGTATCGCCGGTTTTGCGATATATCTGGCCTATGGAGCAGCGGTGATTTTTGTCATCTTGCTGGTTCTCCATCTTTTGGGCGTCAAGACCGGGGTCTAG
- a CDS encoding PRC-barrel domain-containing protein: MMLKEDDRTSTVIASDRVEGTAIYGADNDKIGTVDKLMIEKQTGRVTDAILSVGGFLGIGSDRHSLPWAKLDYDTELGGYKLDVTKEQLEQAPRFKEDEADKAFDRQYQTSVYEYWMVTPYW; encoded by the coding sequence ATGATGTTAAAAGAAGATGATCGAACCAGTACCGTCATTGCCAGCGACCGCGTCGAAGGCACTGCGATTTATGGTGCTGATAATGATAAAATTGGTACCGTCGACAAGCTGATGATTGAAAAACAAACCGGCCGTGTAACCGACGCGATTCTATCTGTCGGCGGCTTCCTTGGTATTGGTTCGGATCGGCATAGCTTGCCATGGGCCAAACTGGACTATGATACGGAGCTGGGCGGATACAAGCTCGACGTCACCAAAGAACAGCTGGAACAGGCGCCGCGATTCAAGGAAGATGAGGCGGACAAGGCTTTTGACCGGCAATATCAAACCAGCGTTTATGAATATTGGATGGTCACACCCTATTGGTGA